The following proteins are co-located in the Takifugu flavidus isolate HTHZ2018 chromosome 16, ASM371156v2, whole genome shotgun sequence genome:
- the kiaa0586 gene encoding protein TALPID3 gives MKSGTARKVQDLRPPAVDQQRLSKGEKRRQDRQKPSPVPAVHSAEPAPDRELLTSRFATGSRGFVLAALKQRSQHALEKAGPPSEERQPSCYLGNGINRTDPLKPVMDTRVSQLRDDTPRLLQRGGFSRSLQMLDNGQNQQLQSSVSRQLTTAGKTAEVTQPGATAPDSTGQQVSPSDTGLAAMATAHRDDDGRRPLPQSDPCESHQNLHLKTQQNQYLQPWSQQVQRRPLHSTTLEEAGRVLHQVQRQKQVLEENLEALLRARSGELLYSQLEALVDNRSQNQKVRIKKMVDTWINTLMQDIQADSSPQTDKNKRPDRKDPAVSSHQSSAHTLRGPRRGPRVAGTGRQPSTSLWVAEPDATTGRRPQDKDVEEDTSPRRPHGGARRTLKKTPYLRFSSPPSRPSKKAQPRVVERVTGVTLKSCKTQTCLAPPVSLPPQSNVVIPSAPPTAADPTHSRAVPMAIPLGRPRTDAIPGRPRTDVVPGRSTHQLQEVTSSRTAPPTSPVVDEATESQEEQSDAGEAPLPRLDLFEGNEELDLLPESVCDVVQVDSDEEGPLAEEVVQLDGDPSPPLVQYHGPLFPPQACVGLSDQDQTPITTCSPALEKQLLEWVEQQLISRMISEMYQPPPSDPQPDPDPDPDPDPGSDHDDSDQSAHSITSDDILIRQLVEEVLSEHINRMHQASLVNVPEPGLERPKPEPESHREEEPVCTPQPTPPPSPTPQSRTSQPLATPPPSEPSSLMTEDPPQSISAPDPVITPTPTPELSPVAADLPAAPLTPPPPVAEDAEVQLVEPSTEERRRQQVEEAPPAPENRAASHCSSTEDSSSSSSSSTVGTEATYKAVSEGELLSHVQLGDTMTEEVLCSFSISLQDTEFDPPSEGQAGGHDHLLPNLEDSITLIEGSNQGWMMSDQQEDVSVGEVRDVHATNPGIPPVDTL, from the exons ATGAAGTCCGGAACCGCCCGGAAGGTCCAAGACCTCCGACCTCCTGCGGTCGATCAGCAGCGCCTCAGTAAAGGAGAAAAGAGGCGACAGGATCGGCAGAAGCCCTCTCCTGTGCCCGCGGTGCACTCAGCAGAACCG GCGCCAGACCGGGAGCTGTTGACGTCACGTTTCGCTACAGGGAGTCGAGGATTTGTGCTAGCAGCTCTAAAACAGCG ctcccagcatgcactggaAAAGGCGGGCCCCCCTTCAGAAGAGAGACAGCCCTCTTGTTACCTGGGCAACGGCATCAACAGGACTGATCCTCTCAAG CCTGTGATGGACACTCGAGTGTCTCAACTGAGAGATGACACCCCCCGTCTGTTacagag GGGCGGTTTTAGCCGGAGCCTCCAGATGTTGGATAAtggtcagaaccagcagctgcag AGCTCTGTTAGCCGTCAGCTGaccacagcaggaaaaacagcagaagtaACTCAGCCGGGcgctacag CTCCCGATTCCACCGGCCAGCAGGTTTCTCCTTCAGACACTGGCctggctgccatggcaacagcacacAG AGACGATGACGGTCGCCGTCCGCTGCCACAGTCTGACCCATGTGAGTCTCATCAGAACCTGCATCTGaagacccagcagaaccagtacCTCCAGCCCTGGTCCCAACAAGTCCAAAGGAGACCTCTGCATTCAACCACGttggaggaggcaggaagggTTCTCCATCAGGTTCAGAGACAGaagcaggttctggaggagaacctggaggcTCTGCTGAGGGCCCGGTCCGGAGAGCTCTTGTACAGCCAGCTGGAAGCGCTGGTTGATAACAG AAGCCAGAACCAAAAGGTTCGCATCAAGAAGATGGTAGACACCTGGATCAACACCTTGATGCAGGACATCCAG GCTGACAGCTCTCCTCAGACTGACAAAAACAAGCGCCCGGACAGAAAAGATCCGGCGGTGTCCTCACATCAGAGCTCCGCCCACACGCTCAGGGGGCCACGCAGGGGTCCGCGTGTGGCCGGAACAGGAAGACAACCCTCAACCAGTCTTTGG GTGGCAGAGCCTGACGCAACCACGGGTAGGAGACCACAGGACAAGGACGTGGAGGAGGACACGTCCCCCAGGCGCCCGCACGGTGGAGCTCGAAGAACTCTGAAAAAGACGCCGTACCTGCGCTTCAGCTCACCTCCTTCCCGACCCAGCAAGAAGGCTCAACCCCGGGTTGTGGAGCGGGTCACAG GTGTGACGCTGAAGTCCTGTAAGACTCAAACGTGTTTGGCTCCACCCGTCAGTCTCCCACCTCAGAGCAACGTCGTCATCCCCTCCGCCCCCCCGACTGCTGCCGACCCCACGCACAGTCGTGCTGTTCCCATGGCGATACCACTAG GCCGTCCCAGGACAGACGCCATCCCAGGCCGTCCCAGGACAGACGTAGTCCCAGGCCGTTCCACTCATCAGctacaggaagtgacctcatcGCGGACAGCTCCTCCCACATCCCCTGTGGTTGACGAAGCTACTGAATCACAG gaggagcagagtgaCGCAGGCgaagctcctcttcctcggcttGACCTGTTTGAAGGAAACGAAGAGTTGGACCTTTTACCTGAATCTGTGTGTGACGTCGTCCAGGTGGACTCG GACGAGGAGGGTCCTTTGGCTGAGGAGGTGGTCCAGTTGGATGGAGATCCGTCTCCACCTTTAGTCCAGTATCACGGGCCTTTGTTCCCTCCCCAGGCGTGTGTTGGTCTTTCTGACCAGGATCAGACCCCCATCACGACGTGCAGCCCTgccctggagaagcagctgctggaatG ggtggagcagcagctcataTCCAGGATGATCTCTGAGATGTACCAACCCCCTCCTTCTGATCCTCaacccgaccccgaccccgaccctgaccctgaccccggcTCTGACCACGACGATTCAGACCAATCAGCCCACAGCATCACCTCAGATGATA TTCTGATCAGACAGCTGGTTGAAGAGGTTCTATCCGAACACATCAATCGGATGCATCAAGCATCATTGGTTAATGTTCCAGAACCAGGACTGGAAAGGCCAAAACCAGAGCCAGAATCACATCGGGAG GAAGAACCCGTTTGTACTCCACAACCGACTCCTCCTCCAAGCCCCACACCTCAGAGCAGAACATCTCAGCCTCTGgccacacccccaccctctgAACCAAGCAGCCTGATGACCGAAGACCCTCCCCAGTCAATCTCAGCACCAG ATCCTGTAATCACTCCCACCCCCACTCCAGAGCTCAGCCCCGTCGCTGCagatcttcctgctgctcctctgactccacctcccccagtGGCTGAAGACGCCGAGGTGCAGTTGGTTGAGCCGAGCACCGAGGAACGGCGtcggcagcaggtggaggaagcGCCTCCCGCCCCTGAGAATCGAGCAGCGTCTCACTGCAGCTCCACCGaggactccagcagcagcagcagcagcagcacagtcgGGACAGAAGCCACCTATAAAGCTGTGTCAGAGGGAGAGCTGCTCAGCCATGTCCAGCTGGGGGACACCATGACAG AGGAGgttctctgcagcttctccatctCCCTGCAGGACACG GAGTTTGACCCCCCTAGTGAAGGACAAGCTGGAGGTCATGACCACCTGCTGCCCAACCTGGAGGACAGCATCACACTGATCGAGGGATCTAACCAG GGCTGGATGATGAGTGACCAACAGGAGGACGTGAGTGTGGGAGAAGTGAGGGATGTCCACGCTACAAACCCTGGAATTCCACCTGTGGATACACTGTGA
- the timm9 gene encoding mitochondrial import inner membrane translocase subunit Tim9 isoform X1 — protein MAVQVSESDQIKQFKEFLGTYNKVTENCFMDCVKDFTTRDVKAEELLGDVSAEVPEDDPADLHALPGVPHPAERGSGGEGRTAGPASLKGADPEPDSFVYKVFDMYDIAAHKCEDIC, from the exons ATGGCGGTCCAAGTGTCCGAGTCCGACCAAATCAAACAG TTTAAGGAGTTTCTGGGAACGTACAACAAGGTGACGGAGAACTGCTTCATGGACTGCGTGAAAGACTTCACCACCAGAGATGTGAAAGCTGAGgag CTGCTCGGAGATGTGTCTGCAGAAGTACCTGAAGATGACCCAGCGGATCTCCATGCGCTTCCAGGAGTACCACATCCAGCAGAACGAGGCTCTGGCGGCGAAGGCCGGACTGCTGGGCCCGCCTCGCTGAAGGGCGCCGACCCAGAACCAGATTCTTTTGTGTATAAAGTGTTTGACATGTATGACATTGCTGCTCACAAATGTGAAGATATTTGCTga
- the arid4a gene encoding AT-rich interactive domain-containing protein 4A — protein MKAADEPAYLTVGTDVSAKYRGAFCEAKIKTVKRLVKVKVTLKGENTSQVVHDDQVKGLLRVGTTVEVKTNEGLSSEAVISKLTDASLYTVVFDDGDEKTLRRTSLCLKGERHFAESETLDQLPLTNPEHFGTPVIGKKTNRGGRRSSQAVADEENESSSSDDEDDDRRRLNDELLGKVCSIEAEEDPVCWYLALVVSPSCNDELLVKKDQCLVRAFSDSKFHTVARRHVNVVGSLGIAKSEFSDRKGFEAAHLFLKTREVPDVWKMDLSQILDSSSSDDDDDEEKESEEEEEEEEEEEDEKKKINKQMKDEMEEEQDPEERDQFLQQLYKFMEDRGTPINKPPVLGYKDLNLFKLFRLVCHYGGCRKIESGTMWKQVYVDLGIPVLNSAASYNVKTAYKKYLYGFEEYCRSASITFRTIHHNNPRTVTSSSNQRHLGAEMREASIRPEKVESMDEKVEEGPDIKIEKEAKERQMSPRGRRRSQLKVERESPSRPEKRGVAGGDAEEQREMRKRISRKGEDSERGSEEEDEDEDEEEEMERRRADRSENDDDDDDEDSVTGTKVRVKYGRGKTQKIYEAHIKKTDVDNGEQFYLVHYYGWNVRYDEWVKADRIIWPVEKGTKKRLRKKIKNKDELERERDELKPQMAGRPTGAKRGRPTGRGVSKLPNSEGRANGRRLEMPPSLPNGENTPRRRTRRTSGVYDSDRVSNEDSGNSSEDSETEEPPNKKLSPWGVRNETPLLQKEDVANEEEETNEVTHKMAADLTAGRLTAPQLSPDGSQETADAFLHQPEEEEPVEEPPREASVSLIHQDEGPVVPAGQEVVPTSSSVGSPPLPPLLEEHERSSLSLHRVKARKGGRESPPRITACTTTSSSTTSSEYTDSPPHSSLKRADEPLVVLHCLPSQHLPPDEATADSDTDSATEEEAPEEGSEDSSSTLNLKTSESPPSVEKRLCPERRQEGSPPSRTPLTPAKAAIGTSPKPVSSLLLRDLEPSSEELMKAEESLHLPEEPQGQDIAPGLLVKEPQVNDLPNAEPPAIELEPQIGPEALVCYEVDLDDPEDKEKPPSTPEHLLLMMEEQAPLPLPTLLPQHQVRSFPAATAPCSAPCLKELHPQGKAPEEGSSVTEERERDSGTSLSSSVHDSRGQKRSPDCNSSPSTKKPKRTQKRVTTPAKDKNGAAQSSDSDDPSTLCQKAQKSRCALSSPNRAYKWSFQLGELDRMSSAERISFLQDKLQEVRKYYLTLKSEVASIDRRRKRLKKKEREVSNTTVSTSSGSSDTGMSPSSASPAQNTVAVECR, from the exons ATgaag gcagCTGATGAGCCTGCCTACCTGACAGTTGGAACAGACGTCAGTGCAAAGTATCGAGGAGCTTTCTGTGAGGCAAAGATCAAGACTGTGAAGCGTctggtgaaggtgaag GTGACTCTCAAGGGTGAAAATACATCTCAGGTGGTACACGACGACCAGGTGAAGGGGCTGCTCAGG GTGGGAACTACAGTTGAGGTGAAGACCAACGAGGGCCTGTCGAGCGAAGCCGTCATCAGTAAACTGACCGACGCCAGCCTCTACACTGTTG TGTTTGATGACGGAGACGAGAAGACGCTGCGTCGAACGTCCTTGTGCCTGAAGGGAGAGCGACACTTTGCAGAGAGCGAG ACTCTGGATCAGCTGCCGCTCACCAACCCAGAACACTTTGGGACCCCAGTCATTGGCAAAAAGACCAACCGTGGAGGCCGGCGCTCCTCACAGGCTGT GGCTGATGAGGAGAACGAGTCTTCGTCCagcgatgatgaggatgatgacaggaggaggctgaacGATGAGCTGCTGGGGAAGGTCTGCAGCATCGAGGCCGAGGAGGATCCAGTCTGCTGGTACTTGGCTCTG gtggtGTCTCCCAGCTGTAACGATGAGCTGCTGGTGAAAAAGGATCAGTGCCTTGTCCGAGCCTTCAGCGACTCCAAATT TCACACGGTTGCTAGGAGACACGTCAATGTTGTGGGCTCACTCGGCATTGCCAAATCAGAATTCTCCGATAGGAAAG GGTTTGAAGCTGCTCACCTGTTCCTGAAGACCAGAGAAGTCCCAGATGTGTGGAAGATGGACCTGAGTCAGATCCTGGACTCTTCCTccagtgatgacgatgatgatgaagagaaggagagcgaggaggaagaagaggaggaggaagaggaggaagatgagaagaaaaagataaataaacagATGAAGGATGAg atggaggaggagcaggacccAGAGGAGAGGGAccagttcctgcagcagctctacAAGTTCATGGAGGACAGAG GGACCCCCATCAACAAGCCTCCTGTTCTGGGCTACAAAGACTTAAATCTCTTCAAGCTCTTCAGGCTGGTCTGTCACTACGGAGGCTGTCGAAAG ATCGAGTCTGGGACCATGTGGAAGCAGGTCTATGTGGATCTTGGAATCCCTGTCCTGAACTCTGCGGCCTCCTACAATGTTAAGACAGCATATAAGAA GTATTTGTATGGCTTTGAGGAGTACTGCCGCTCTGCCTCCATCACCTTCAGAACCATCCACCACAACAACCCCAGAACAGTCACAAGTTCATCGAATCAGAGACATTTGGGCGCAGAGATGAGAGAAGCCTCCATTCGACCTGAAAAAGTGGAGTCCATGgatgagaaggtggaggagggacCAGACATTAAGATTGAGAAGGAGGCGAAGGAGAGACAGATGTCGCCGAGG GGAAGAAGGAGAAGCCAGTTAAAGGTGGAGAGAGAGTCGCCCAGCAgaccagagaagagaggagtggcaggaggagatgctgaggagcagagggagatgaGGAAACGCATCAGCAGGAAAGGGGAAGACTCGGAGAGaggctctgaggaggaggatgaagacgaagatgaagaggaagagatggagaggaggagagcagacag gagtgagaatgatgatgacgatgatgacgaagaCTCCGTAACGGGAACCAAGGTGAGGGTGAAGTACGGCCGAGGGAAGACTCAGAAGATCTACGAAGCTCACATCAAGAAGACAGACGTTGACAACGGCGAGCAGTTCTACCTGGTGCATTACTACGGCTGGAATGTCAG GTATGATGAGTGGGTAAAGGCTGACCGCATTATCTGGCCCGTTGAGAAGGGAACCAAGAAGCGactgagaaagaaaataaag AACAAAGACGAGTTGGAAAGGGAGCGAGACGAGCTGAAGCCGCAAATGGCGGGGAGGCCAACGGGAGCGAAGCGGGGTCGTCCCACCGGGCGCGGTGTCTCCAAATTACCAAACAGCGAGGGACGAGCCAACGGCCGGAGGCTGGAGATGCCGCCCAGTCTGCCTAACGGAGAAA ATACGCCCCGCAGGAGAACCAGAAGAACTTCAGGGGTCTACGACTCGGATCGAGTCTCCAACG aggattctgggaacTCTTCGGAGGACAGTGAAACGGAGGAACCCCCCAACAAGAAGCTGTCACCATGGGGAGTAAGGAATGAAACCCCCCTCCTGCAGAAAGAGGATGTGgccaacgaggaggaggaaacgaATGAGGTCACGCACAAGATGGCGGCTGACCTGACGGCAGGTCGCCTAACTGCTCCGCAGCTGAGTCCTGATGGTTCCCAGGAGACAGCCGACGCGTTCCTGCAccagccggaggaggaggaaccagtgGAGGAACCTCCAAGAGAAGCTTCTGTGTCACTAATTCATCAAGATGAGGGGCCGGTGGTgcctgctggacaggaagtggtccCCACATCTTCGTCAGTGGGCTcgccccctctcccccctctgttAGAGGAGCATGAGAGGTCTTCTCTTTCCCTCCACAGGGTCAAGGCTCGCAAAGGAGGGCGAGAGTCCCCTCCCCGTATCACTGCCtgtaccaccacctcctcctccaccaccagctctgAGTACACAGATTCTCCTCCTCACAGCAGTTTGAAGAGAGCAGATGAGCCTTTGGTGGTGCTTCACTGTCTGCCCTCACAACATCTCCCCCCCGATGAAGCCACTGCCGACTCGGACACGGACTCTGCCACTGAGGAGGAGGCCCCCGAGGAGGGGTCGGAGGACAGCAGCTCCACCCTCAATCTCAAGACAAGCGAGAGCCCGCCGTCGGTTGAGAAGAGGCTCTGCCCGGAGCGGAGGCAGGAAGGGAGCCCCCCCAGCAGAACGCCTCTTACTCCAGCCAAGGCGGCGATTGGAACGTCACCTAAACCTGTTTCCTCGCTGCTTCTCAGGGACTTGGAGCCGAGCAGTGAGGAGCTAATGAAGGCCGAAGAGTCGCTCCACCTACCTGAGGAACCGCAGGGGCAGGACATTGCTCCAGGGTTGTTGGTGAAGGAGCCACAGGTGAATGATCTCCCCAACGCAGAGCCTCCTGCTATTGAGTTAGAACCGCAGATCGGTCCGGAGGCTTTAGTGTGCTATGAAGTGGACCTGGATGATCCGGAGGACAAGGAGAAACCTCCCTCCACCCCAGAGCATCTGCTCCTCATGATGGAGGAACAAGCACCACTCCCACTGCCAACCCTCCTCCCCCAGCATCAGGTCAGGTccttcccagcagccactgctcCTTGCTCCGCCCCCTGTCTGAAGGAGCTCCACCCACAGGGGAAAGCACCCGAGGAGGGGTCTTCGGTCACggaggagcgggagagagacTCCGGGACCTCCTTGTCCTCATCTGTACACGACAGCAGAG GTCAGAAGAGGTCACCTGACTGTAACTCAAGTCCAAGCACAAAGAAACCAAAACGCACCCAGAAACGAGTAACCACGCCTGCCAAGGACAAGAATGGAGCAG CTCAGAGCAGCGACAGCGACGACCCGTCGACACTTTGTCAGAAGGCTCAGAAGTCTCGATGTGCTCTGTCATCTCCTAACAGGGCATACAAGTGGAGCTTCCAGCTGG GTGAGCTCGACAGGATGTCCAGCGCGGAGAGGATCTCCTTCCTGCAGGATAAGCTACAGGAGGTCAGGAAGTACTACCTGACCCTGAAGTCGGAGGTGGCGTCCATTGACAGGCGCAgaaagaggctgaagaagaaagagcgAGAAG TGTCCAACACAACGGTTTCCACGTCATCGGGGTCTTCGGACACCGGCATGAGTCCGTCCTCGGCCTCGCCCGCACAGAACACTGTTGCTGTCGAATGCAGGTGA
- the timm9 gene encoding mitochondrial import inner membrane translocase subunit Tim9 isoform X2, with the protein MAVQVSESDQIKQFKEFLGTYNKVTENCFMDCVKDFTTRDVKAEESSCSEMCLQKYLKMTQRISMRFQEYHIQQNEALAAKAGLLGPPR; encoded by the exons ATGGCGGTCCAAGTGTCCGAGTCCGACCAAATCAAACAG TTTAAGGAGTTTCTGGGAACGTACAACAAGGTGACGGAGAACTGCTTCATGGACTGCGTGAAAGACTTCACCACCAGAGATGTGAAAGCTGAGgag TCCAGCTGCTCGGAGATGTGTCTGCAGAAGTACCTGAAGATGACCCAGCGGATCTCCATGCGCTTCCAGGAGTACCACATCCAGCAGAACGAGGCTCTGGCGGCGAAGGCCGGACTGCTGGGCCCGCCTCGCTGA
- the jmjd7 gene encoding bifunctional peptidase and (3S)-lysyl hydroxylase JMJD7 has product MEEVKKRVTEFSLEAHDLYLNRSVPYLEEPPDPLQFYRSWIAPNKPCIIRNALSHWPALSRWTPEYLRQKVGSKVISVAVTPNGYADAVSGKYFVMPEERPMTLSSVLDIIEGKGQLEKAVFYVQKQCSNLLEELPELTDDVEPHISWMSTALGRLPDAVNFWLGEASAVTSMHKDHYENLYCVVSGEKNFILLPPTDRPFIPYGLYQPAVYHQRDDGEFEVVEQLGSEVPWIPLDPLNPDLEQYPQYRRARPVRCSVKAGEMLYLPSLWFHHVQQSHGCVAVNFWYDMEYDIRYNYFQLLESLCGAASAAGPPGKSSVAL; this is encoded by the exons atggaagagGTGAAGAAACGAGTGACGGAGTTTTCACTGGAGGCTCAcg ATCTCTATCTGAACCGGTCGGTGCCGTACCTGGAGGAACCGCCTGACCCGCTTCAGTTCTACCGCAGCTGGATCGCTCCAAACAAGCCCTGCATCATCAGAAACGCCCTCAGCCATTGGCCAGCTCTGAGCAGGTGGACCCCAGAGTACCTGAG GCAGAaggtggggtcaaaggtcatcagcGTTGCGGTCACGCCTAACGGCTATGCGGACGCCGTCAGTGGCAAATACTTCGTAATGCCAGAGGAGCGACCGATGACGCTTTCCTCCGTGCTGGACATCATCGAGGGGAAG GGGCAGTTGGAGAAGGCAGTGTTCTATGTTCAGAAGCAGTGTTCCaacctcctggaggagctgccggAGCTCACGGACGATGTGGAGCCTCACATATCGTGGATGAGCACCGCACTAG GGAGGTTACCGGACGCCGTTAATTTCTGGCTCGGAGAGGCGAGCGCCGTCACGTCCA TGCACAAGGATCACTATGAAAATCTCTACTGCGTCGTCTCTGGAGAGAAAAACTTCATCTTGCTGCCGCCCACAGATCGGCCCTTCATCCCTTACG GTCTGTACCAGCCAGCTGTTTACCACCAGCGGGACGACGGCGAGTTCGAAGTTGTGGAGCAGCTCGGCTCAGAG GTCCCGTGGATCCCTCTGGACCCCCTGAACCCTGACCTGGAGCAGTACCCTCAGTACAGGAGGGCGCGACCCGTGCGCTGCAGCGTGAAGGCCGGGGAGATGTTGTACCTGCCGTCGCTCTGGTTCCACCACGTGCAGCAGTCCCACGGATGCGTCGCAG TGAACTTCTGGTACGACATGGAGTACGACATCAGGTACAACTACTTCCAGCTGCTGGAGTCTCTGTGCGGGGCCGCGTCGGCAGCAGGACCGCCGGGGAAATCGTCCGTGGCTctatga
- the fbxo34 gene encoding F-box only protein 34: MNLKFYSKLANELCFNAAGAQTSQQGPQWRICSGNHGNVSGSHLPQSVISSVASHHNGSTSGSCGTATEDAEPLDIWAVIKPGHVREKIAMFGSDGRRSSGNRALSPGVTWDKDEGLSGLFQVRKSKGNWEEKGRAKRQRHLGNQNVLWDTTFWTHLDWSPRSADGGRTETVGEREELKVSVVEMVACLEKRFCQQQQQRRRCGTKPVLPLQKSSASLTLSRAPPTEPDSIRVSNMVARLESDRLRTQAEANGLKRTVGRVLLTSAVISSSPCQPTSTMLLSLPPPPPASLMATPPSPNTDTPPTASSGEASASLKTPDPPFPSEETEPLPGLLFRSPPPPETSTGTDPARPPVPEGGASQQASGAEACAFLEVRQRLQQLLEPQPFLTLLPHHLLVQIFALLPTRSLAALKCACRYFRFIINTYGVRPADSLWVSDPCYSDDPCKQCKRRYGRGDVSLCRWHHKPFCQALPYGPGYWMCCRSVHKDTPGCNVGLHDNRWVPAFHSMNVPICRWSKQEE; encoded by the coding sequence ATGAACTTGAAGTTTTATTCGAAGCTGGCGAACGAGTTGTGCTTCAACGCAGCGGGTGCTCAGACCTCCCAGCAGGGCCCACAGTGGAGGATTTGCAGCGGTAACCATGGTAACGTCAGCGGGAGTCATCTCCCCCAGAGTGTCATTTCTTCGGTCGCGTCCCACCACAACGGTTCCACGAGCGGCAGCTGCGGCACCGCCACAGAGGACGCGGAGCCTCTGGACATCTGGGCCGTCATCAAGCCGGGACATGTCCGAGAAAAGATCGCCATGTTCGGCTCGGATGGACGGCGGTCCAGTGGCAACAGGGCGCTCTCACCTGGTGTCACCTGGGACAAAGACGAGGGCTTGTCGGGACTGTTTCAGGTCAGGAAGTCAAAGGGAAACTGGGAAGAAAAGGGCCGCGCTAAACGCCAACGTCATTTAGGGAACCAGAATGTCCTGTGGGACACGACGTTCTGGACGCATCTGGACTGGAGTCCAAGGTCGGCTGACGGTGGACGGACAGAGACGGTGGGGGAAAGGGAGGAGCTAAAGGTTTcagtggtggagatggtggcgTGTTTGGAAAAGAGGttctgccagcagcagcagcagcggcggcggtgtGGCACCAAACCTGTGCTCCCGCTCCAGAAAAGCTCCGCCTCTCTCACCTTGTCCAGGGCTCCGCCCACCGAGCCGGACAGCATCAGGGTATCGAACATGGTGGCGCGGTTGGAGTCGGACCGTCTACGGACGCAGGCGGAAGCCAACGGCCTGAAGAGGACGGTGGGGCGGGTCCTGCTCACCTCGGCAGTCAttagctcctccccctgccaGCCAACATCAACAATGCTCTTatctctgcctccacctccgCCTGCCTCTCTTATGGCCACACCCCCTTCACCCAACACTGACACGCCCCCTACAGCGAGCTCAGGTGAGGCTTCAGCCAGTCTGAAGACACCCGACCCTCCCTTTCCGTCTGAGGAGACGGAGCCTCTTCCTGGTTTGTTGTTTCGGTCTCCGCCTCCTCCCGAGACGTCCACCGGCACCGACCCGGCCCGCCCCCCCGTTCCCGAGGGCGGGGCCTCACAGCAGGCGAGCGGAGCGGAGGCGTGCGCCTTCCTGGAGGTCCgccagcggctgcagcagctgctggagccgcaGCCGTTCCTCACGCTGCTCCCgcaccacctgctggtccagatCTTCGCGCTGCTGCCGACGCGCAGCCTCGCCGCTCTCAAGTGCGCCTGCCGCTACTTCCGCTTCATCATCAACACGTACGGCGTGCGTCCCGCCGACTCGCTGTGGGTGTCCGACCCCTGCTACAGCGACGACCCCTGCAAGCAGTGCAAGCGGCGGTACGGCCGCGGCGACGTGTCGCTGTGCCGCTGGCACCACAAGCCCTTCTGCCAAGCGCTGCCCTACGGACCCGGGTACTGGATGTGTTGCCGTAGCGTCCACAAGGACACGCCCGGCTGCAACGTGGGCCTGCACGACAACCGCTGGGTGCCGGCGTTCCACAGCATGAACGTTCCCATCTGTCGATGGAGCAAGCAAGAGGagtga
- the lgals3b gene encoding galectin-3b — MFQNNNSDGMDLKDALDGWPNSNNNPAGGSGQWPGQPNAPVWPGKPPANPTWPGNPSGGGPVWPSPTGPTGPTGPTAPTGPVWPGPAAGPGPTTGHLAVPYQETLPSGVFDKLLITITGTIKMNANKITVDMATSRSDLAFHFNPRFNECGKKVIVRNSFIGQKWGPEERQLDSPFPFVEGKPFEIKILCTNNEFRVAVNNAHLLAYQYRIRDLRSIKYIRIHNDLSLSGVKFETLQ; from the exons ATGTTTCAG AACAACAATTCAGATGGCATGGAT CTGAAGGACGCCCTTGATGGGTGGcctaacagcaacaacaacccgGCAGGGGGCAGCGGTCAGTGGCCTGGACAACCCAACGCTCCAGTCTGGCCAG GTAAGCCTCCTGCCAACCCCACCTGGCCAGGAAATCCCTCTGGAGGTGGACCTGTGTGGCCCAGCCCCACTGGCCCCACTGGCCCCACTGGTCCCACTGCCCCCACTGGTCCCGTCTggcctggacctgcagcagggcCAGGACCCACAACTGGGCATCTA GCGGTTCCATACCAAGAAACACTTCCCTCCGGAGTTTTTGACAAACtgctcatcaccatcactgGAACCATCAAAATGAACGCCAACAA GATCACAGTGGACATGGCCACCAGTCGGTCTGATTTGGCCTTTCACTTCAACCCTCGCTTCAACGAGTGTGGAAAAAAGGTGATTGTCAGGAACAGCTTCATTGGCCAGAAGTGGGGACCGGAGGAGAGACAGCTGGACTCCCCCTTCCCCTTTGTCGAGGGAAAACCTTTTGAG ATAAAGATCCTTTGCACCAACAATGAGTTTAGGGTGGCTGTCAACAATGCTCATCTGTTGGCGTACCAATACCGCATCAGAGACCTGCGCTCCATCAAGTACATCAGGATCCACAATGACCTCAGCCTGTCTGGTGTCAAGTTTGAAACCCTACAATGA